In Triticum urartu cultivar G1812 chromosome 6, Tu2.1, whole genome shotgun sequence, the following proteins share a genomic window:
- the LOC125516386 gene encoding uncharacterized protein LOC125516386, with product MAAAHAAGSEVARSCEKPPANAPALEATKTMSPERGIQSPVNGGPGEEPSGQAKVVEERREDRLQAADAERKVFEADEGAFFDSTKAENIKKLQSEAPTDDPDAEPAEVKSNGKNVDATTSAAKEDGNPVEEDPTKVPEAEDPSSTNAAGTSRSWSSTVFKAGKAIEESSSWHAPLQHSSDFLRQVARYAPATGLQQGCPAAFIWLSWACDKVSAFLAEAATTVQGASALGRMVGRCTSMIGNNLKAEPGEEPEPDKKDGTAKVLITSCDC from the exons ATGGCGGCGGCGCACGCCGCCGGCTCGGAGGTGGCGCGGAGCTGCGAGAAGCCGCCGGCGAACGCGCCCGCCTTGGAGGCCACCAAGACGATGTCGCCGGAGCGCGGCATCCAGTCGCCCGTGAACGGAGGCCCAGGGGAGGAGCCGTCGGGGCAGGCCAAGGTCGTGGAAGAGCGGCGGGAGGATCGGCTCCAAGCGGCCGACGCGGAGCGCAAGGTCTTCGAGGCGGACGAGGGGGCCTTCTTCGACTCGACCAAGGCGGAGAACATCAAGAAGCTGCAGTCGGAGGCGCCCACCGACGACCCGGACGCCGAGCCTGCAGAAGTCAAGAGCAACGGCAAGAACGTCGACGCGACCACGAGCGCCGCCAAGGAGGACGGGAACCCGGTGGAGGAGGACCCCACCAAGGTCCCGGAGGCGGAGGACCCGAGCAGTACCAATGCAGCTG GTACCTCAAGATCTTGGTCAAGCACGGTATTCAAGGCTGGGAAAGCCATCGAGGAATCTAGTAGCTGGCACGCGCCGCTGCAACACAGCAGCGATTTCCTGCGACAGGTTGCGCGCTACGCACCAGCCACAGGACTCCAGCAGGGTTGTCCTGCTGCATTCATCTGGCTGTCTTGGGCCTGCGACAAGGTCAGTGCTTTCCTCGCCGAGGCGGCAACAACTGTGCAGGGTGCATCAGCCCTTGGGCGAATGGTAGGCCGCTGCACGAGTATGATCGGCAACAACCTTAAGGCGGAGCCGGGGGAAGAACCAGAGCCAGACAAGAAAGATGGCACCGCCAAGGTGCTGATCACGTCATGTGACTGTTGA